In Fusobacterium sp. SYSU M8D902, one genomic interval encodes:
- a CDS encoding Fe-S-containing hydro-lyase, whose protein sequence is MEYHITTPLKEEDIAKLKAGDTVKITGVIYTARDAAHARLVKLLEEGKELPIDIKGQVIYYVGPTPAKPGKPIGSAGPTTSYRMDAYAPDLIKVGLKGMIGKGARSKEVKEAIVSEKAVYFAAVGGAAALISKSIKKAELITYEDLGAEALRRLEVEEFPAIVINDIYGGDLYQEGQAKWNRLDK, encoded by the coding sequence ATGGAATATCATATTACAACACCTTTAAAAGAGGAAGATATAGCTAAATTAAAAGCTGGGGATACAGTTAAGATAACAGGAGTTATATATACAGCAAGAGATGCTGCACACGCAAGACTTGTTAAATTATTAGAAGAGGGAAAAGAGTTACCTATAGATATAAAAGGGCAAGTGATCTACTATGTTGGACCTACACCAGCAAAACCAGGAAAGCCAATAGGAAGTGCTGGACCAACTACAAGTTATAGAATGGACGCATATGCTCCAGATCTAATTAAAGTAGGATTAAAGGGAATGATAGGAAAAGGAGCTAGATCAAAAGAGGTTAAGGAAGCTATTGTTTCTGAAAAGGCAGTTTATTTTGCTGCAGTTGGTGGAGCTGCTGCACTTATATCAAAATCTATAAAAAAAGCTGAATTAATAACTTATGAGGATTTAGGAGCAGAGGCTCTTAGAAGATTGGAAGTAGAGGAGTTTCCAGCAATAGTTATAAATGATATCTATGGTGGGGATCTATACCAAGAGGGACAAGCTAAATGGAATAGATTAGATAAATAA
- a CDS encoding ATP-binding cassette domain-containing protein, producing MENILTVENFCLLYKNRSVLENLSFVVEKGDYLAIGGVPGSGKSTLIKSILGLINSGVSGDIQYHNIGKDEVSYIAQNSAQQKENFIGTVREVVAVALLSKKRVRLFKDEDWDKVDSLLKRLDLYDIRDQKINKLNKGQLLRANLAKHLITEPKLLIIDSPNSTLDMKNKLAFYQTIKTLCSEDQLTVIFITHNIKEICQYANRLLFLNKKDRSYYFGDSQEFFKGR from the coding sequence ATGGAAAATATTTTAACAGTGGAAAATTTTTGCTTATTGTACAAGAACAGAAGTGTTTTAGAAAATCTTTCTTTTGTTGTGGAAAAAGGCGATTATCTAGCTATAGGAGGAGTGCCTGGTTCTGGAAAAAGTACTTTGATAAAGAGTATTTTAGGTTTGATTAATTCAGGAGTGAGTGGAGATATACAGTACCACAATATAGGAAAAGATGAGGTCAGTTATATTGCTCAAAACTCAGCACAACAGAAAGAGAATTTTATAGGAACAGTAAGAGAGGTAGTGGCAGTGGCACTACTATCTAAAAAAAGAGTAAGACTCTTTAAAGATGAAGATTGGGATAAGGTAGACTCCCTTTTAAAAAGATTGGATCTATATGATATCAGAGATCAAAAGATTAACAAATTAAATAAAGGTCAGCTGTTGAGAGCAAATTTGGCAAAGCACCTGATAACAGAGCCGAAGCTATTAATAATAGATAGTCCTAACTCAACACTTGATATGAAGAATAAGTTAGCCTTTTATCAGACGATAAAGACTCTATGTAGTGAGGATCAATTGACAGTTATATTTATAACTCACAATATAAAAGAGATATGTCAGTATGCAAACAGATTACTATTTCTAAATAAAAAAGATAGAAGTTACTATTTTGGTGATTCACAAGAGTTTTTCAAGGGGAGATAA
- a CDS encoding ABC transporter substrate-binding protein, whose product MIKSKIVKMFLLGLLSLSAYAQNINFLVPDGLPAMSIANMMSDVKTIDEDTVTYKIEKASDALVVDMLKREGDIGIVPSNFSAQLYNKNLNYKILGTVGWGSFYVISRDNISSLDELKGKKVYTFGKGLTPDIIFQSILEAKGLSNKDLEINYLANGNELAMLFLSKKIDTAVIPEPMLSKILTKSVTTNIVANLNDEWKNIMESDLGYPQATLVVKEELYSSNPKLVEKLVEKIRESSVLLYKDRERTTKNIKENNITVDTSNLDEILKRANIYYTPIFDCQEEYNKYFKNLNEVNSKVIGGKVPDEEIFAK is encoded by the coding sequence ATGATAAAAAGTAAGATAGTAAAGATGTTTTTGTTAGGTTTGTTGAGTTTAAGTGCCTATGCACAAAATATAAACTTTTTAGTTCCTGATGGATTACCAGCTATGTCTATAGCTAATATGATGTCTGATGTAAAAACTATAGATGAGGACACAGTGACTTATAAGATAGAGAAAGCCTCAGATGCCCTTGTAGTAGATATGCTAAAGAGAGAGGGAGATATAGGAATAGTTCCTTCAAACTTTTCAGCTCAACTATATAATAAGAATTTAAATTATAAGATTTTGGGAACAGTAGGTTGGGGATCTTTCTATGTAATAAGTAGAGATAATATTTCCTCATTAGATGAATTAAAAGGAAAAAAAGTATATACTTTTGGAAAGGGATTAACTCCAGATATAATATTTCAATCTATTTTAGAAGCTAAGGGACTAAGCAATAAGGATTTAGAGATAAATTATCTAGCCAATGGAAATGAGTTGGCTATGCTATTTCTAAGTAAAAAAATAGATACAGCAGTTATTCCAGAGCCAATGCTAAGTAAAATTCTAACTAAGAGTGTGACTACAAATATTGTAGCCAATTTAAATGATGAATGGAAAAATATAATGGAGTCAGATCTAGGTTACCCTCAAGCAACTTTGGTGGTAAAAGAGGAGTTATATAGTTCAAATCCAAAATTAGTAGAAAAATTAGTAGAAAAAATTAGAGAGAGCAGTGTACTATTATATAAGGATAGAGAGAGAACTACAAAAAATATCAAAGAGAATAACATAACTGTAGATACAAGCAATTTAGATGAGATATTGAAAAGAGCAAATATCTATTATACACCAATATTTGATTGTCAAGAGGAGTACAATAAGTATTTTAAAAATTTGAATGAAGTAAATAGTAAAGTAATCGGAGGAAAAGTACCAGATGAAGAGATATTTGCAAAGTAG
- a CDS encoding ABC transporter permease subunit — protein MKRYLQSSYRILSFILFIVIWEGVALFIDNSLLFPRVDQVGESLLKIMGSIEFLHTLYNTLSRLFLVILLSLLGATIVATISYKYKVVKQLLSPFIVFLRAVPTIAIIILVLIWSTTESVPIVVGSLILFPILYESILGALNNSDVNLLKMSKIYRVPQKRVITDIYIPSVYYSIAPNLPSYIGLTFKVIIAGEVLSQESFSIGGEIFLNKIYLESSNIFAWIAIVIVINYILENGLKRLNYMVSRSYRWK, from the coding sequence ATGAAGAGATATTTGCAAAGTAGTTATAGAATACTTTCCTTTATACTCTTTATTGTTATTTGGGAGGGAGTTGCCTTGTTTATAGACAACTCTCTTCTTTTTCCTAGAGTTGATCAAGTGGGAGAATCACTTTTAAAAATAATGGGAAGTATAGAGTTTTTACACACTCTATACAATACTTTAAGCAGACTTTTTTTAGTGATATTGTTATCTCTTTTGGGAGCTACTATAGTTGCAACAATATCATATAAATATAAAGTAGTTAAACAACTGTTATCACCATTCATAGTATTCTTAAGAGCTGTACCAACAATAGCAATAATTATATTGGTATTGATTTGGAGTACAACAGAGAGTGTTCCAATAGTAGTTGGATCCTTGATACTCTTTCCAATACTCTATGAGAGTATTTTAGGGGCATTAAATAACAGTGATGTCAATCTTTTAAAAATGTCAAAAATATATAGAGTACCTCAAAAGAGAGTGATAACTGATATCTATATCCCAAGTGTCTACTACTCTATAGCACCAAATTTACCCTCATATATTGGCTTGACATTCAAAGTGATAATAGCTGGAGAGGTACTTTCACAGGAGAGCTTTTCAATAGGTGGGGAGATATTTTTGAATAAGATATACTTAGAAAGCTCAAATATATTTGCTTGGATTGCAATTGTAATAGTGATTAACTATATTTTAGAAAATGGCTTAAAAAGATTGAACTATATGGTGAGTAGGAGTTATAGATGGAAGTAA